Proteins encoded together in one Tripterygium wilfordii isolate XIE 37 chromosome 14, ASM1340144v1, whole genome shotgun sequence window:
- the LOC120015278 gene encoding LOB domain-containing protein 15-like produces the protein MSRERDRFDEIGKKIKRETDHANSLMGRRHMLGPPGTLNAITPCAACKLLRRRCAPECPFSPYFSPHEPHKFASVHKVFGASNVSKMLMEVPEIQRTDAANSLVYEANVRLRDPIYGCMGAISALQQQVQALEAELNAVRTEILKYKYREANNIINPSNSYLTLLSSGAVSVATLTMPPAQTPPPPPPPLTSSSNSSSSSLYTQQPSSGTVDFGTISNENVSFLG, from the exons ATGTCCAGAGAAAG GGACAGATTTGATGAgatagggaagaaaatcaagaggGAAACAGACCATGCCAACTCTCTAATGGGAAGAAGACACATGTTAGGACCACCAGGAACCCTAAACGCAATCACTCCTTGTGCAGCTTGTAAGCTCTTGAGAAGAAGATGTGCTCCAGAATGTCCCTTCTCCCCATATTTCTCTCCCCATGAACCCCACAAGTTCGCTTCTGTTCACAAAGTCTTTGGTGCTAGTAACGTCTCCAAGATGCTCATG GAGGTGCCTGAGATCCAGAGAACGGATGCAGCAAACAGTCTAGTTTACGAGGCAAATGTAAGGCTAAGAGATCCAATCTATGGGTGTATGGGCGCAATTTCAGCTTTGCAACAGCAAGTTCAAGCATTAGAAGCTGAGCTTAATGCAGTAAGGACTGAGATACTTAAATACAAATATAGGGAAGCAAATAATATCATTAATCCTTCAAATTCTTATCTGACTTTACTTTCTTCTGGGGCTGTCTCTGTTGCCACCCTTACCATGCCACCAGCACAaacacctccacctccacctccacctcttACTTCCTCCtccaattcttcttcttcttctttgtacaCCCAACAACCAAGCAGTGGCACAGTAGACTTTGGCACTATTTCAAATGAAAATGTTTCCTTCCTTGGTTAA